In Pseudothermotoga hypogea DSM 11164 = NBRC 106472, the following are encoded in one genomic region:
- the hpt gene encoding hypoxanthine phosphoribosyltransferase, with the protein MSVEVLLDEKIIKERIKQLAKEIENYYKDKTETLHAICVLKGSIHFFSELMLNLNMHVNYSFVHVSSYAGTESTGRIRVKSWVDEPLQDKYVLVVEDIVDTGNTLRYILNYLKKYRPADLKVATLVEKEKYQHGIPIDFVGFKVQDVFLIGYGLDYEEKYRNLPYIGYLKNT; encoded by the coding sequence GTGAGTGTAGAAGTCCTGCTCGATGAAAAGATCATCAAAGAGCGTATCAAACAGCTCGCGAAGGAGATTGAGAATTACTACAAGGACAAGACCGAAACGCTTCATGCCATCTGTGTTCTGAAAGGTTCAATCCATTTTTTCAGCGAGCTCATGCTGAATCTGAACATGCACGTGAACTACTCCTTCGTGCACGTCTCAAGTTACGCGGGCACCGAATCTACCGGCAGGATCAGGGTCAAATCCTGGGTGGATGAACCACTCCAGGACAAGTACGTGCTCGTCGTGGAGGACATAGTCGACACGGGCAACACGCTGAGGTATATTCTGAATTACTTGAAAAAGTACAGGCCAGCCGATCTGAAAGTGGCCACTCTCGTCGAGAAGGAGAAATACCAGCACGGTATTCCCATCGACTTCGTGGGCTTCAAAGTGCAGGATGTCTTTTTGATCGGTTATGGTCTGGATTACGAAGAAAAGTACAGAAACCTTCCATACATAGGATACCTGAAGAACACATGA
- a CDS encoding MBL fold metallo-hydrolase — protein MKLTWFGHACFLIEHQDIRILTDPFDSSVGYKVPNVSVDIVTESHQHFDHNAHHLLKGDFQLIKELGEYSFKKLRIKGVKSFHDEAGGSRRGTNIVFVFEFSDWTVAHLGDLGHVLNPQQVEQIGQVNVLLIPVGGTFTVGPEEAKKIVEHLQPNVVVPMHYKTKYIKFDLRPVEDFLKLFTNVKRLSESAFELTEEVKSHRAVVYVPSI, from the coding sequence GTGAAGCTCACATGGTTTGGACACGCCTGTTTTCTCATCGAGCATCAGGACATCCGTATCCTGACAGACCCGTTCGACAGTTCCGTTGGCTACAAAGTACCGAACGTTTCTGTCGACATCGTCACGGAGAGCCATCAACACTTTGACCACAACGCACATCATTTGCTCAAAGGAGATTTCCAACTCATCAAGGAACTGGGAGAGTACAGTTTCAAGAAACTGAGAATCAAGGGCGTGAAGAGCTTCCACGACGAAGCCGGCGGAAGCAGAAGGGGCACAAACATCGTGTTCGTGTTCGAATTTTCGGATTGGACTGTGGCACACTTGGGAGACCTTGGTCACGTGCTGAATCCTCAGCAGGTTGAACAGATCGGTCAAGTGAACGTGCTGTTGATCCCTGTCGGAGGCACCTTCACCGTTGGTCCCGAAGAAGCCAAAAAGATCGTCGAACACTTGCAACCAAACGTCGTGGTTCCCATGCATTACAAAACCAAATACATCAAGTTCGATCTGAGGCCTGTCGAGGATTTCCTGAAATTATTCACGAACGTTAAAAGATTGTCGGAAAGCGCCTTCGAACTCACAGAAGAGGTAAAATCTCATCGAGCAGTCGTTTACGTTCCATCCATCTGA
- the dnaK gene encoding molecular chaperone DnaK, with product MSDREFVVGIDLGTTNSVIAWMKPDGSIEVIPNAEGSRLTPSIVAFTKTGEILVGEPAKRQMILNSERTIKSIKRKMGSDYKVRIDDKEYTPQQISAYILMKMKKDAEQYLGGKIKKAVITCPAYFNDAQRQATKEAGQIAGFEVLRIINEPTAAALAYGLDKKKEQKVLVYDLGGGTFDVSILEISEGVIQVIATSGNNHLGGDDFDQRIIDWLAEEFKKQHGIDLREDKQALQRLRDAAEKAKIELSTKLETDISLPYITATSSGPLHLETRLTRALYESLVKDLVEMTKGPIERALNDAKLSPRDIDEIILVGGMTRTPMVQRLIYEIFGKEPNKSVNPDEAVAIGAAIQAAILAGSAKEKDIVLVDVTPLTLGIEVKGGLMEPIIPRNTTIPVRKSKIFTTAEDFQTEVEIRVYQGERAMARDNIFLGSFRLVDIPPAPRGVPQIEVTFDIDSDGIVHVSAKDLASNKEQSMVVTGRHKLREDEIKKMIEEAQRYEEQDRRKREEVELKNKADDLAYSVNKTLKEHADKLPQDLKDRLENLIKDLRDAINRDDIAKVKLLFDDLQRESMKIGQYLYESVRKQEPGAQ from the coding sequence ATGAGTGATAGGGAATTCGTTGTGGGTATCGACCTTGGAACGACCAACTCTGTAATAGCGTGGATGAAGCCAGATGGCTCGATAGAGGTCATACCGAACGCCGAAGGAAGCAGACTCACTCCTTCCATTGTGGCGTTCACGAAAACGGGTGAAATACTGGTTGGAGAACCCGCCAAGAGACAGATGATTCTCAACTCCGAAAGGACGATCAAATCCATAAAGCGCAAAATGGGTTCGGACTACAAAGTCAGGATAGACGACAAAGAATACACGCCACAACAGATCAGCGCGTACATACTCATGAAGATGAAGAAGGACGCCGAACAGTACCTGGGTGGCAAGATCAAGAAGGCGGTCATCACGTGTCCTGCGTACTTCAACGACGCCCAGAGACAAGCGACCAAGGAAGCCGGCCAGATAGCTGGTTTCGAGGTGTTGAGGATCATCAACGAACCGACAGCCGCTGCGCTCGCTTACGGTCTCGATAAAAAGAAGGAACAGAAAGTACTCGTCTACGACCTGGGCGGTGGCACGTTCGACGTTTCGATACTCGAGATCAGCGAAGGTGTCATACAGGTCATAGCCACGAGTGGTAACAACCATCTCGGTGGCGACGATTTCGACCAGAGGATCATCGACTGGCTTGCAGAAGAGTTCAAGAAACAGCATGGTATAGACCTGAGGGAAGACAAGCAGGCGTTGCAAAGACTCAGAGACGCTGCGGAAAAGGCCAAGATCGAACTTTCGACCAAGCTTGAGACTGACATAAGCTTGCCGTACATCACCGCAACGAGTTCTGGACCACTGCATTTGGAAACCAGATTGACCAGGGCGCTTTACGAATCACTCGTGAAAGACCTCGTCGAGATGACAAAAGGTCCGATCGAAAGGGCTTTGAACGATGCGAAGCTCTCGCCCAGAGATATTGACGAAATCATACTCGTTGGTGGAATGACCAGAACTCCGATGGTCCAGAGGCTGATCTACGAGATCTTCGGAAAAGAACCGAACAAGAGCGTGAATCCAGACGAAGCGGTCGCGATCGGTGCGGCAATACAGGCAGCCATACTCGCCGGCAGTGCCAAGGAAAAGGACATCGTTCTGGTCGACGTCACCCCGCTGACGCTCGGTATAGAAGTGAAAGGCGGGCTCATGGAACCCATCATACCACGCAACACGACGATACCCGTGAGAAAAAGCAAGATCTTCACCACGGCCGAGGACTTCCAGACTGAAGTGGAGATCAGAGTCTACCAGGGCGAACGAGCCATGGCGAGGGACAACATATTCCTCGGAAGTTTCAGGCTCGTGGACATACCGCCAGCACCAAGGGGAGTGCCACAGATAGAGGTGACCTTCGACATAGACAGCGACGGTATCGTGCACGTCTCGGCGAAAGATCTGGCGTCCAACAAAGAACAATCCATGGTGGTCACAGGTCGGCACAAGCTCAGAGAAGACGAGATCAAAAAGATGATCGAGGAAGCTCAGAGATACGAAGAACAAGACAGGAGGAAACGTGAAGAGGTCGAACTCAAGAACAAAGCAGACGATCTTGCTTACAGTGTGAACAAGACACTGAAAGAACATGCAGATAAGTTGCCACAGGATCTAAAAGACAGGCTCGAGAATCTCATAAAGGATCTGAGGGATGCGATCAACCGCGACGACATAGCAAAGGTCAAACTGCTGTTCGACGATCTCCAGCGCGAGAGCATGAAGATAGGCCAGTATCTGTACGAAAGCGTGCGTAAACAAGAACCGGGTGCTCAATGA
- a CDS encoding Hsp20/alpha crystallin family protein, with translation MLLERREDFFRPFRELQREIDRLFEDFFTPSLRRSADVYRFTPDIDVYETEKELVIEAEIPGMDRKDITVKVEDNVLKISGEKKLEREHKDRNYRVFERSYGKFERCMVLPDYVDTEKIKAKYENGVLTITIPKREEVKAKVVDVKVE, from the coding sequence ATGTTGCTCGAAAGACGCGAGGACTTCTTCAGACCGTTCAGAGAACTTCAGAGGGAGATCGACAGACTCTTTGAAGACTTCTTCACTCCGAGTCTGAGAAGAAGCGCAGATGTCTACCGTTTCACGCCAGACATCGACGTGTACGAGACGGAGAAAGAGCTGGTCATCGAGGCTGAGATCCCAGGAATGGACAGAAAAGACATCACCGTAAAAGTCGAGGACAACGTGCTCAAGATCTCCGGTGAGAAGAAGCTCGAGCGCGAGCACAAAGACAGGAACTACAGAGTCTTCGAAAGGTCCTACGGAAAATTCGAAAGGTGCATGGTCCTGCCCGACTACGTCGATACCGAAAAGATCAAGGCAAAGTATGAAAACGGAGTTCTCACCATCACGATCCCGAAACGCGAGGAAGTGAAGGCGAAGGTCGTGGATGTGAAAGTCGAGTGA
- a CDS encoding ATP-dependent Clp protease ATP-binding subunit gives MIDFKDYTESAQRVLGAVQDILSRYAQNQMSSEHILLAILEDGDNAAVDILRKIGVNIDSLRDETSSFVSKYGMRSHNPYGHGQISQIYITPDARHVLEEAKREARRMGDEKVGTDHLLLGMILSPSSMTYRLLTRYGVTPDKVYEAIRDLRTSGKTVEDENVDVLFKFTEDLTRMAKEGKLLPVIGREKEIQRVIQILGRKFKNNPVLIGDPGVGKTAIVEGLAQKIVKGEVPGFLKNKKLLKLDMGRIIAGTKFRGEFEERMKKLIDALKKNSAQYILFIDELHTVVGAGAAEGAVDAANLLKPELARGEMQVIGATTINEYRKYVEKDKALARRFQPVMVGEPSVEETIEILKGIKKEFEKHHGVTITDEALVAAAKLGARYITDRFLPDKAIDLIDEAAAMKRLSEDQKIVDENEIAKVVEQWTGIPVSRMMESEREKLMHLEELLHRRVVDQEDAVSTVARTIRKARAGLKDPKRPSGVFLFLGPTGVGKTELAKALAEVLFGTEDALIRIDMSEYTEKHSVSRLIGAPPGYVGYEEGGQLTEAVRRRPYSVILLDEIEKAHPEVFNVLLQVFDDGRLTDGKGNTVDFRNTIIIMTSNIASQQILDALEEGITNLTGLIEDEMRRHFKPEFINRIDAAIIFKPLTLEHMKKIVELQLKRLEERIREQKRNIVFTEAAKEYLANRGYLPALGARPLRRIIENEVESILADKIISGEFAEGETLTIDADEYGVIFKK, from the coding sequence TTGATAGACTTCAAAGACTACACGGAGAGCGCGCAGAGAGTGCTCGGAGCTGTACAGGACATACTCAGCAGGTACGCCCAGAATCAGATGTCTTCCGAGCACATCCTGCTCGCCATACTCGAAGACGGTGACAACGCTGCCGTCGACATACTGAGAAAGATAGGCGTTAACATAGACTCTTTGAGGGACGAAACGTCCTCGTTTGTGAGTAAATACGGCATGCGATCGCACAACCCTTACGGTCATGGTCAAATTTCTCAGATCTACATAACCCCCGATGCCAGGCACGTGTTGGAAGAAGCTAAAAGAGAAGCTCGCAGAATGGGAGATGAAAAGGTCGGAACGGACCATCTGCTACTGGGAATGATCCTCTCGCCCAGTTCGATGACTTACAGATTGTTGACGCGTTACGGTGTCACACCCGACAAGGTGTACGAGGCCATAAGGGATCTCAGAACGAGCGGCAAAACCGTAGAGGATGAAAACGTCGATGTCCTCTTCAAGTTCACAGAGGACCTCACGCGCATGGCGAAGGAAGGAAAGCTTTTACCAGTGATAGGCAGGGAAAAAGAGATACAGAGAGTGATACAGATACTCGGAAGAAAGTTCAAGAACAATCCTGTTCTCATAGGCGATCCAGGTGTTGGAAAAACCGCGATTGTCGAGGGACTCGCACAAAAGATAGTCAAAGGTGAGGTTCCAGGCTTTTTGAAGAACAAGAAGTTGCTCAAGCTCGACATGGGAAGGATCATTGCGGGTACGAAGTTCCGCGGTGAATTCGAAGAGCGGATGAAGAAACTCATCGATGCGCTGAAGAAAAACTCGGCCCAGTATATTCTCTTCATCGACGAGCTCCACACGGTGGTGGGAGCGGGCGCAGCAGAAGGTGCTGTGGACGCAGCGAACTTGCTCAAGCCAGAGTTGGCGCGTGGCGAGATGCAGGTGATTGGAGCAACCACGATCAACGAGTACAGGAAATACGTTGAGAAGGACAAGGCGCTCGCACGGAGGTTTCAACCCGTGATGGTCGGTGAACCGAGCGTCGAAGAGACGATAGAAATTCTTAAAGGCATCAAGAAAGAGTTCGAGAAGCATCACGGCGTGACGATAACGGATGAGGCGCTCGTCGCAGCGGCGAAACTTGGTGCGAGGTACATCACCGACAGGTTCTTGCCAGACAAGGCGATCGACTTGATCGACGAAGCGGCCGCCATGAAGAGATTGTCGGAGGATCAAAAGATAGTCGACGAGAACGAAATAGCGAAGGTCGTCGAACAGTGGACAGGCATACCGGTTTCGAGAATGATGGAATCTGAGCGTGAAAAGTTGATGCATCTCGAGGAACTGTTGCACAGAAGAGTCGTTGATCAGGAAGACGCAGTCTCAACCGTCGCCAGGACGATAAGAAAGGCACGTGCGGGACTCAAGGATCCGAAGAGGCCTTCGGGAGTGTTTCTGTTCCTCGGGCCTACCGGTGTTGGTAAAACTGAACTTGCCAAGGCGCTCGCCGAGGTGCTGTTCGGAACGGAAGACGCACTGATCAGGATCGACATGAGTGAGTACACCGAGAAACATTCTGTCAGCAGACTCATAGGTGCGCCACCTGGCTATGTCGGTTACGAAGAGGGTGGTCAACTCACCGAAGCGGTTCGCAGAAGGCCTTACAGCGTGATCCTACTGGATGAGATAGAGAAGGCGCATCCCGAAGTTTTCAACGTGCTGTTGCAGGTCTTCGACGATGGAAGGCTCACGGATGGCAAGGGCAACACGGTCGATTTCAGAAACACGATCATCATAATGACAAGCAACATAGCGAGTCAGCAGATACTCGATGCGCTCGAAGAGGGCATAACGAACCTGACGGGCTTGATCGAAGATGAGATGAGGAGACACTTCAAACCCGAGTTCATCAACAGGATCGACGCGGCCATAATTTTCAAGCCACTGACTCTGGAACACATGAAGAAGATCGTCGAGCTACAGCTGAAGAGGCTCGAAGAGAGAATCAGGGAGCAGAAGAGAAACATCGTTTTCACCGAGGCGGCGAAGGAGTACCTTGCCAACAGGGGATATCTTCCCGCGCTGGGAGCAAGGCCTCTGAGAAGGATCATAGAGAACGAGGTCGAATCGATCCTGGCGGACAAGATCATCTCTGGCGAGTTCGCGGAAGGTGAAACCTTGACGATCGACGCGGACGAATACGGGGTGATATTCAAAAAATGA
- a CDS encoding LacI family DNA-binding transcriptional regulator codes for MKVTLKDIARELGVNVSTVSRALNGKPGVSEELRNRILEFARMKGYSPDLAAVGLRKGKTKIIGVLIPDVSNPFFAQILRGMERVFYPLGYHLLLCSTDENTEKEEENLRTLLSQRVEGILAAPTDSGGNRSIYKKIVDSNVPLVFFDRIVPNLETSYVITDNEGGVAELVRYVYEKGHRSLGVITLRSRSYTGKMRLSGILKCCDELGMLVKEEWILDGHSTQEGAYQAAKKLFQLEDKPTSLIVCNNLMMLGVMKAVKELNVKVPEDISVVSFDDSYWNEIFDPPITCVAQEPEQMGLIAATMMMDLLMHGSRPAKTVLKAHFIERASVKQIK; via the coding sequence CTGAAGGTTACTCTCAAAGACATAGCGAGAGAGCTTGGAGTTAACGTTTCCACAGTGTCGCGGGCGTTGAACGGAAAACCCGGCGTGAGCGAAGAGTTGCGGAACAGAATCCTGGAATTCGCCAGAATGAAGGGATATTCCCCAGACCTTGCCGCCGTTGGTTTGAGGAAGGGAAAGACGAAGATCATCGGAGTTCTGATCCCAGACGTTTCTAATCCCTTCTTTGCGCAAATTCTGCGTGGCATGGAGAGGGTGTTCTACCCGCTGGGGTATCACCTGCTGTTGTGTTCGACGGACGAGAATACCGAAAAGGAAGAAGAGAATCTCAGAACACTCCTGAGTCAGAGAGTGGAAGGCATCCTCGCCGCCCCCACCGACTCCGGTGGCAACAGATCCATTTACAAAAAAATCGTGGACTCGAACGTGCCGCTGGTCTTTTTCGACAGGATCGTTCCGAATCTTGAGACGAGTTACGTGATAACAGACAACGAGGGTGGAGTTGCGGAACTCGTGCGTTACGTGTACGAGAAAGGTCACAGGAGCCTCGGTGTCATCACTCTCAGATCACGCTCCTACACTGGCAAAATGCGCCTTTCAGGCATACTGAAGTGCTGTGACGAACTCGGGATGCTGGTTAAGGAAGAGTGGATCTTAGATGGCCATTCAACTCAGGAAGGTGCGTACCAGGCAGCGAAGAAACTGTTTCAACTCGAAGACAAACCAACGTCACTGATCGTCTGCAACAACCTCATGATGCTCGGAGTTATGAAGGCGGTGAAAGAGCTGAACGTGAAAGTGCCCGAAGACATTTCCGTGGTCTCATTCGACGACTCTTACTGGAACGAGATATTCGATCCACCGATCACGTGCGTGGCTCAGGAACCAGAGCAGATGGGCTTGATCGCGGCGACCATGATGATGGATCTTTTGATGCACGGCTCCAGACCCGCAAAAACTGTCCTGAAGGCGCACTTCATTGAGAGAGCCTCTGTGAAGCAAATAAAATGA
- a CDS encoding L-fucose/L-arabinose isomerase family protein: protein MKRKVGLLTFSDGRDYVNKDLVEINARFEQAVVEALNSTGEVEVIRAERIVDKPSVAKEEALKLRDKGAQMTIFHYAVWAFPHFSVIASKFAPGPFLLFGNVNPKYPGMVGMLAAAGALEQDGTQTYRMWGDPKDPKVLKKLMAFIRAATARNMLKGQRYGMFGGRSMGMYTAVPNVDLWNKLFGIDVEHIDQLEIIEKSKKVPDSVAEHAREWLEKHAKKIHYDGKQLTPEKLQLQIKSYYALRKMAEDLELDFIGVKAQPELTEHFVTMDVAEAFLNDPYDWDGPKEPLVCATEADSDGALTMQIFKLISSQPVLFADVRHYDSDDNFFDLCNSGQHATFFAARSYDPVVNLAKVEFYPESFYFPAGGASVRHIAAPGEVTLARLTRKDGRYVMRIIKGEFLDFGEEKNEEKARATQIEWPHAFARLKVSAEEFLSSYSSNHIHGVYGDYVEELVHFCKLSGIDFVVYA, encoded by the coding sequence GTGAAAAGAAAGGTAGGGCTCTTAACCTTTTCAGACGGCAGGGACTACGTGAACAAGGACCTCGTGGAGATAAACGCACGCTTCGAACAGGCCGTCGTTGAAGCGCTGAATTCGACTGGAGAGGTCGAGGTCATCAGGGCGGAGCGAATTGTTGATAAACCATCGGTAGCAAAGGAAGAAGCGCTGAAGCTTCGTGACAAAGGAGCACAGATGACCATATTCCATTATGCGGTTTGGGCGTTTCCACACTTCAGCGTCATCGCGAGCAAGTTCGCACCGGGCCCGTTCTTGCTTTTCGGCAACGTGAACCCCAAATATCCCGGCATGGTGGGTATGCTGGCTGCGGCGGGTGCGCTCGAGCAGGACGGAACGCAAACGTACAGAATGTGGGGCGATCCAAAAGATCCAAAGGTTTTGAAAAAACTCATGGCCTTCATAAGGGCTGCGACGGCCAGGAACATGCTCAAAGGTCAACGTTATGGAATGTTCGGTGGTCGTTCCATGGGTATGTACACGGCGGTGCCGAACGTCGATCTGTGGAACAAACTGTTCGGCATCGACGTCGAACACATAGACCAGCTCGAGATAATCGAAAAAAGCAAGAAAGTTCCAGATTCAGTCGCGGAACATGCGAGAGAATGGCTCGAGAAACATGCGAAAAAGATCCATTACGATGGAAAACAACTCACACCAGAGAAACTACAGTTGCAAATCAAGAGTTACTACGCGCTCAGAAAAATGGCCGAAGATCTCGAACTCGACTTCATCGGTGTAAAGGCTCAACCTGAGCTCACCGAGCACTTCGTTACTATGGACGTGGCTGAAGCGTTCCTGAACGATCCTTACGACTGGGACGGTCCCAAAGAACCATTGGTCTGTGCAACGGAAGCAGATTCGGATGGTGCTCTGACGATGCAGATCTTCAAACTCATCTCGAGCCAGCCGGTACTCTTTGCTGATGTTCGACACTATGACAGTGATGACAATTTCTTCGATCTCTGCAATTCCGGTCAACACGCAACGTTCTTTGCGGCGAGATCCTACGATCCTGTGGTGAACCTCGCCAAGGTGGAGTTCTATCCGGAAAGCTTTTACTTCCCAGCGGGTGGGGCGTCTGTACGCCACATAGCCGCACCCGGCGAAGTCACACTCGCCCGTTTGACGAGGAAAGACGGCCGTTACGTGATGAGGATCATCAAAGGAGAGTTTCTGGACTTTGGTGAGGAAAAGAACGAGGAAAAGGCTCGCGCGACACAGATCGAATGGCCACACGCTTTCGCGAGGCTGAAGGTATCCGCCGAGGAATTCCTGTCGAGCTACAGCTCCAACCACATACACGGCGTGTACGGTGATTATGTCGAAGAACTCGTGCATTTCTGTAAGCTCTCAGGCATAGATTTCGTGGTCTACGCGTGA
- a CDS encoding sialic acid TRAP transporter substrate-binding protein SiaP — MRKLLLVLALMITLTALAAPKYVLRFNTVAAPTQPQVLAMQKFAEIVEELSGGAIKVEVYHSGQLGDQKTALLAVMRGDLEMAGDGAPSWFADLGAMPEFGVFEAAYVFKDLDHMYRVMTSKMVQDMFDKLAQKTGLRVLDVWYLGTRQLNLVEKVGPVKRPEDLKGVKLRMPNNKTFLDMGRALGATPTPMAFGEVYMALKTGTIDGQDNPLPTDLAAKFVEVTKYIVLTDHQIGMICPVINEKLWQSMPEEYRVYIKKAMEVARTLMNYTVLEQEAKLLKLFVEQYNMEIIVPDKAAFIENAKKYYSQPEFDKAWGPGMYEKIQNM, encoded by the coding sequence ATGAGGAAACTGCTGTTAGTTTTAGCTCTGATGATCACTCTGACAGCGCTCGCGGCTCCGAAGTATGTCCTCAGATTCAACACCGTCGCGGCGCCAACACAACCTCAGGTCCTGGCGATGCAGAAGTTCGCCGAGATCGTCGAAGAACTGAGCGGTGGAGCCATCAAAGTGGAAGTCTACCACTCAGGACAGCTTGGAGATCAAAAAACGGCCCTGCTCGCCGTGATGCGCGGAGATTTGGAAATGGCTGGAGATGGTGCTCCTTCTTGGTTCGCTGATCTCGGTGCGATGCCCGAGTTTGGAGTGTTCGAAGCAGCCTACGTTTTCAAAGATCTGGACCACATGTATAGGGTCATGACGAGCAAGATGGTTCAGGACATGTTCGACAAGCTCGCGCAGAAGACTGGCCTCAGGGTTCTGGACGTTTGGTATCTCGGAACCAGACAGCTCAACTTGGTTGAGAAAGTGGGACCAGTGAAAAGACCGGAAGATCTGAAAGGTGTCAAGCTGAGAATGCCCAACAACAAGACCTTCCTTGACATGGGCCGTGCGCTCGGTGCAACACCAACGCCCATGGCGTTTGGTGAAGTCTACATGGCGCTCAAGACCGGCACGATCGATGGACAAGACAACCCACTGCCCACGGACTTGGCCGCGAAATTCGTCGAGGTCACCAAGTACATAGTCCTGACGGACCATCAGATCGGTATGATCTGTCCTGTGATCAACGAAAAACTGTGGCAGAGCATGCCCGAAGAATACCGCGTTTACATCAAGAAAGCCATGGAAGTCGCCAGAACCTTAATGAACTACACGGTGCTCGAACAGGAAGCCAAATTGTTGAAGCTCTTCGTCGAACAGTACAACATGGAGATCATCGTTCCAGACAAAGCAGCCTTCATAGAGAATGCGAAAAAGTACTACAGCCAGCCCGAATTCGACAAAGCTTGGGGTCCCGGGATGTACGAAAAGATTCAGAACATGTGA
- a CDS encoding TRAP transporter small permease codes for MKVLKKIKDIFQIHVPAVCVLILFLSMFSQVVLRYVFRHPSPEAFEISSYSFVWSVLLGAALANRYKNHIKFDIIYNKFPRKAQIVTDVFFDVFFSSLLIISLKPVVSQALWYKIIRSEVLGIPWTYLALCLPIAMVLMIIDNVRFIFLNLRELFFREPYKMEERPWR; via the coding sequence GTGAAAGTCTTGAAAAAGATCAAAGACATCTTTCAGATACACGTTCCAGCGGTGTGCGTTCTGATACTGTTTTTGAGCATGTTCAGCCAAGTTGTTCTGCGCTACGTTTTCCGTCATCCTTCGCCTGAAGCTTTCGAGATCTCATCTTACTCGTTCGTGTGGAGCGTTCTGCTCGGTGCCGCCTTAGCGAACAGGTACAAAAATCACATAAAATTCGACATCATATACAACAAATTTCCAAGAAAAGCACAGATCGTTACAGACGTCTTCTTCGATGTCTTTTTCAGCTCGCTCTTGATCATCTCGCTCAAACCAGTCGTTTCACAGGCTCTATGGTATAAGATCATAAGATCTGAAGTGCTCGGTATTCCTTGGACTTATTTGGCTTTGTGTCTTCCCATCGCGATGGTGCTCATGATCATCGACAATGTTCGGTTCATCTTTCTAAACCTGAGAGAACTTTTCTTCAGAGAGCCTTACAAAATGGAGGAAAGACCGTGGCGCTGA